The following proteins come from a genomic window of Pseudomonas sp. MAG733B:
- a CDS encoding pilin, with translation MNTQKGFSLIELLIVVAIIGILATFAIPAYSKYQARAKVTAGLAEISALKVPFEDIINQGTDPDLTKVGGTAATSNCTTTASGKAADGTGTIGCTILNAPGPVLNKTITLSRTVTGWTCATTVDQEYAPKGCTGVAPKA, from the coding sequence ATGAACACTCAAAAAGGTTTTTCCCTGATCGAGCTGCTGATCGTGGTGGCGATCATCGGGATTCTCGCGACGTTCGCGATACCGGCTTACTCCAAGTATCAGGCGCGGGCCAAGGTGACGGCGGGGCTGGCCGAGATTTCGGCGTTGAAGGTGCCGTTCGAGGACATTATCAATCAAGGGACCGACCCTGATTTGACCAAGGTTGGCGGCACAGCAGCCACCTCGAACTGCACCACCACGGCCTCGGGTAAAGCCGCTGATGGCACCGGGACTATTGGTTGCACGATCCTTAATGCGCCGGGTCCGGTACTGAATAAAACCATTACCCTTTCGCGTACGGTGACTGGCTGGACGTGTGCCACAACTGTGGATCAGGAATACGCGCCGAAGGGCTGCACGGGGGTTGCTCCGAAAGCTTGA
- a CDS encoding class I SAM-dependent methyltransferase, with translation MSSLNQALRAALEHRQDLLAELHSQGTDCYRLFHGSQEGAGGLTIDRYGPQLLVQSFHQSLEREDLVHLHETINQYLGLETLLIYNDRSRGNSRIDREDTVYRADEAALQDLVGHEWGLNYRVRGRHAGQDPLLFLDLRNTRGWVKDHSKNKSVLNLFAYTCGVGLSAAAGGASEVCNLDFAEGNLAVGRENGLLNPQLPTMEFIQSDYFPAIRQLAGLPISQRRGQKLPSYQRLEQRQYDLVLLDPPAWAKSAFGTVDLLRDYQSLLKPALLTTADNGVLICCNNLAKVSMDDWREQVLRCAEKAGRPVREWTVMKPGADFPSMDQQPPLKTLILQL, from the coding sequence ATGTCTTCCTTGAATCAGGCGCTGCGCGCCGCCCTTGAACATCGCCAGGATCTGCTCGCCGAGTTGCACAGCCAGGGCACCGATTGCTATCGCCTGTTCCATGGCAGCCAGGAAGGCGCCGGTGGCCTGACCATCGACCGCTACGGCCCGCAATTGCTGGTGCAGAGTTTCCATCAGTCGCTGGAACGCGAAGACCTGGTGCACCTGCACGAGACGATCAACCAGTATTTGGGTCTAGAAACCCTGTTGATCTACAACGACCGTTCCCGTGGCAATTCGCGCATCGACCGCGAAGACACTGTCTACCGCGCCGACGAAGCAGCGCTGCAAGATCTGGTCGGCCATGAGTGGGGCCTGAACTATCGGGTGCGTGGGCGTCATGCCGGGCAGGACCCGCTGCTGTTCCTCGACCTGCGCAACACCCGTGGCTGGGTCAAGGACCACAGCAAAAACAAAAGCGTGCTGAATCTGTTTGCCTACACCTGCGGCGTTGGTCTCAGCGCGGCGGCCGGTGGCGCCAGCGAGGTGTGCAACCTGGACTTCGCCGAAGGCAATCTGGCGGTCGGTCGTGAAAACGGCTTGCTCAACCCACAATTGCCGACCATGGAATTCATCCAGTCCGATTACTTCCCGGCCATCCGCCAACTCGCCGGCCTGCCCATCAGCCAGCGTCGCGGGCAAAAACTGCCGAGCTATCAGCGCCTGGAACAGCGTCAGTACGATCTGGTGCTGCTCGATCCACCGGCCTGGGCCAAGAGCGCGTTCGGCACCGTCGACCTGCTGCGCGACTACCAGAGCCTGCTCAAACCCGCCCTGCTGACCACCGCCGACAACGGCGTGCTGATCTGCTGCAACAATCTGGCAAAAGTCAGCATGGACGACTGGCGCGAGCAGGTTTTGCGTTGCGCCGAGAAAGCCGGGCGGCCGGTGCGCGAGTGGACAGTGATGAAACCCGGTGCCGATTTCCCGTCGATGGATCAGCAACCACCACTGAAAACCCTGATCCTGCAGCTCTGA
- a CDS encoding DUF748 domain-containing protein, giving the protein MKPRMYKGLIRAIGALLTALALYSLLGFLILPGIALRIANQQLANYSTTPATLQRIELNPFSLEVTLWGLSIGEPGKEQVGFERLYANLQLDSLWTKALHLSEIELDKSKTEILFSKDGKLNLLGLFKIPASEPTPADPDAKPFPLRIDSIKLAGGAVHFEDARPSEPIEFLYDALDFELKNLSTLPEDSADMTLVAVGPNGGQIDWTGNFSLIPIASEGKLKITDGKMKAFWPYVRDAVPLDLESGVMSISTDYKLNLSKETELLLSNVSATIAPFAIKAPDGRPLVKLERLDVSETTVDLAKQQVVVGKIRSHKLETWAALEADGQLDWQKLFASQPSKPAAKANAEPASTPAAADSPKVEAAPSKPWQVLLNDVQLRDYQVHLADRKAQPAVALELGPLNLDLQKFDSLNGSPFNLKLDTGVGKQGKLIAEGEVNLAPVSAKLNVQTKDIDLRVAQSYISPFIRLELRSGMLGSDLAVNLKSTEPLAFSVTGRAQVDQLHTLDTLKTRDFLKWQQVVVEGLNYQHGDSLSIDKVNLLQPYVRFMINDDRTTNIDDLLIPQPADTGAKPAAAKPAASKDKPLGIHIGGIAINDGSANFADFSLTPNFATAVQQLNGQIGTIDSRQAKPASVDVKGKVDRYAPVTIKGAVNPFDPMASLDIATSFKRVELTTLTPYSGKFAGYRIRKGRLNLDLHYQITKGQLKAENKVVVEQLQLGEKVDSPDAVSLPLKLAIALLKDVDGKISIELPVTGDLNNPQFSVMPIVWQTLRNLIVKAAAAPFKLIGGLVSGGGSEDLGSVSFAPGSSDLSKDAEGALDKLSKALKERPALRLEIEGTAAKSSDGPLIAEQRLEREYQYNYYKMLQRRGDKVPAQASLLDVPDNEKGPLLEGIYRTRLKVQPPAEWKDLGKDDRTAKMREGVIQFWSSSDVLLRQLGQDRASSIKDYLVDKGQLADDRVYFIDAQLGEAEKDGKVVTPMHLDAE; this is encoded by the coding sequence ATGAAGCCACGCATGTACAAAGGATTGATTCGCGCCATCGGCGCCTTGTTGACTGCTCTGGCCCTCTACAGCTTGCTGGGCTTTCTGATTTTGCCGGGCATCGCCTTGCGCATCGCCAACCAGCAATTGGCCAATTATTCCACGACCCCCGCCACGCTTCAGCGGATCGAACTCAACCCGTTCAGCCTCGAAGTGACCCTTTGGGGCCTGAGCATCGGTGAGCCCGGCAAGGAACAGGTCGGCTTCGAACGCCTGTATGCCAACCTGCAACTCGATAGCCTGTGGACCAAGGCGCTGCATCTGTCGGAAATCGAACTGGACAAGTCCAAAACCGAAATCCTCTTCAGCAAAGACGGCAAACTCAACCTGCTGGGGCTGTTCAAGATACCGGCTAGCGAACCGACCCCTGCCGATCCTGACGCCAAGCCGTTTCCGCTGCGTATAGACAGCATCAAACTTGCCGGTGGCGCCGTGCACTTTGAAGATGCCCGGCCGAGCGAGCCCATCGAATTCCTCTACGACGCCCTCGATTTCGAGCTGAAAAACCTCAGCACCCTGCCCGAAGACAGCGCCGACATGACCCTGGTGGCCGTCGGCCCCAACGGCGGGCAAATCGACTGGACTGGCAACTTCAGCCTGATCCCGATCGCCTCCGAAGGTAAGCTGAAAATCACCGATGGCAAGATGAAAGCCTTCTGGCCCTACGTGCGCGATGCCGTGCCCCTGGACCTTGAAAGCGGCGTCATGAGCATCAGTACTGATTACAAACTCAATCTGTCCAAGGAAACCGAGCTGCTGCTGAGCAATGTCTCGGCCACCATCGCGCCCTTCGCCATCAAGGCACCGGACGGTCGGCCGCTGGTGAAGCTCGAACGACTGGACGTCAGCGAAACCACTGTCGATCTGGCCAAACAGCAAGTTGTGGTCGGCAAGATCCGCAGCCACAAACTGGAAACCTGGGCCGCACTGGAAGCCGATGGCCAACTGGATTGGCAAAAGTTGTTCGCCAGCCAGCCGTCCAAACCCGCCGCCAAGGCTAACGCCGAACCGGCCAGCACGCCCGCTGCCGCCGACTCGCCAAAAGTGGAAGCAGCCCCAAGCAAGCCTTGGCAGGTATTGCTCAACGACGTGCAACTGCGTGACTACCAAGTGCACCTGGCAGACCGCAAGGCTCAACCCGCCGTGGCACTGGAACTCGGCCCACTGAATCTCGACTTGCAGAAGTTCGACAGCCTCAACGGCTCGCCCTTCAACCTCAAGCTCGACACCGGCGTGGGCAAGCAAGGCAAGCTCATCGCCGAAGGCGAGGTCAATCTGGCGCCGGTCAGCGCCAAACTGAATGTGCAGACCAAGGACATCGACCTGCGTGTCGCCCAGTCCTACATCAGCCCGTTCATTCGCCTTGAGCTGCGCAGCGGCATGCTCGGCAGCGATCTGGCGGTCAACCTGAAAAGCACCGAGCCGCTGGCCTTCAGCGTCACCGGCCGCGCCCAGGTTGATCAACTGCACACCCTCGACACCCTGAAAACCCGCGACTTCCTCAAGTGGCAGCAGGTGGTGGTCGAAGGCCTGAACTATCAACACGGCGACAGCCTGTCGATCGACAAGGTCAACCTGCTGCAACCCTATGTACGCTTCATGATCAACGATGACCGCACCACCAACATCGATGACTTGCTGATTCCGCAACCGGCCGACACCGGCGCCAAACCTGCCGCCGCCAAACCCGCGGCGAGCAAGGACAAGCCGCTGGGCATCCACATCGGCGGCATCGCCATCAATGACGGCTCGGCCAACTTCGCCGACTTCAGCCTCACGCCGAACTTCGCCACCGCCGTCCAGCAACTCAACGGGCAGATCGGCACCATCGATAGCCGTCAGGCGAAACCGGCCAGCGTCGACGTCAAGGGCAAGGTCGACCGCTATGCGCCGGTCACCATCAAGGGCGCGGTCAACCCGTTCGACCCGATGGCCAGCCTCGACATCGCCACCAGCTTCAAACGCGTGGAACTGACCACGCTGACGCCTTACTCCGGCAAATTCGCCGGTTACCGCATCCGCAAGGGCCGGCTGAATCTCGACCTGCATTACCAGATCACCAAGGGCCAGCTCAAAGCCGAAAACAAAGTGGTGGTCGAGCAGTTGCAACTGGGCGAGAAAGTCGACAGCCCGGACGCCGTGAGCCTGCCGCTGAAACTGGCGATTGCCTTGCTCAAGGACGTCGACGGCAAGATTTCCATCGAACTGCCGGTAACCGGCGACCTGAACAACCCGCAGTTCAGCGTCATGCCGATTGTCTGGCAAACCCTGCGCAATCTGATCGTCAAGGCTGCGGCCGCGCCGTTCAAACTTATTGGCGGCCTTGTATCGGGCGGCGGTTCGGAAGATTTGGGCAGCGTGTCGTTCGCCCCAGGCTCAAGCGACTTGAGCAAGGACGCCGAAGGCGCTTTGGACAAGCTGAGCAAGGCCCTTAAAGAGCGCCCTGCCCTGCGCCTGGAAATCGAAGGTACGGCGGCGAAGAGCAGCGACGGTCCGCTGATTGCCGAGCAACGTCTGGAACGGGAATACCAGTACAACTACTACAAAATGCTCCAGCGTCGCGGCGACAAGGTTCCGGCCCAGGCTTCGTTGCTGGACGTTCCGGACAACGAAAAAGGTCCGCTGCTGGAAGGCATCTACCGCACACGCCTGAAGGTTCAGCCGCCTGCGGAATGGAAGGACCTGGGCAAGGATGATCGCACGGCGAAAATGCGCGAAGGCGTGATCCAGTTCTGGAGTTCCAGCGATGTGTTGCTGCGCCAGTTGGGCCAGGACCGCGCCAGCAGCATCAAGGACTATCTGGTCGACAAAGGCCAACTGGCCGATGACCGTGTGTACTTCATCGATGCGCAATTGGGCGAAGCGGAGAAGGACGGCAAGGTCGTGACGCCGATGCATCTGGACGCTGAATGA
- a CDS encoding BON domain-containing protein — translation MKKFAITAAAATALTLTMANAAFAQTTQATQSPMVLAAGEMTEAKEATSDTWITTKVKADLVTEKGIPGTDIKVETNKGVVSLSSTTAVTDAQKTTAVAIAKKIKGVKAVSADGLKAE, via the coding sequence ATGAAGAAGTTCGCTATCACTGCCGCTGCTGCTACCGCGCTGACCCTGACCATGGCCAACGCCGCATTCGCCCAAACCACCCAGGCTACCCAGTCGCCAATGGTGCTGGCCGCCGGTGAAATGACTGAAGCGAAAGAAGCTACTTCCGATACCTGGATCACTACCAAAGTCAAAGCCGACCTGGTCACCGAAAAAGGCATCCCAGGTACCGATATCAAAGTTGAAACCAACAAAGGCGTCGTGTCTCTGTCGTCCACTACTGCGGTAACTGACGCTCAGAAAACCACCGCCGTGGCGATCGCCAAGAAAATCAAAGGCGTCAAAGCGGTCTCCGCTGACGGCCTGAAAGCCGAGTAA
- a CDS encoding DUF2845 domain-containing protein, protein MGVRLLLALALAIAASQASAADTLRCGSQLISVGDRSSEVLQKCGEPVGRDLLGYKRSANRREEFQVEEWTYGPKGGMYQYLRFEGNRLVQITSKRGN, encoded by the coding sequence ATGGGGGTTCGGCTGCTGCTCGCACTTGCGCTGGCAATCGCTGCGAGCCAGGCCTCGGCAGCGGACACCTTGCGGTGTGGTAGCCAATTGATCAGCGTCGGTGACCGGTCGAGCGAGGTGCTGCAGAAATGCGGCGAACCTGTCGGCCGTGATTTGCTGGGGTACAAGCGCAGCGCCAATCGGCGGGAAGAGTTCCAGGTCGAGGAATGGACTTACGGGCCGAAGGGCGGGATGTATCAGTACTTGCGGTTCGAGGGGAATCGATTGGTGCAGATCACCAGCAAGCGCGGTAATTAA